From a single Miscanthus floridulus cultivar M001 chromosome 8, ASM1932011v1, whole genome shotgun sequence genomic region:
- the LOC136476970 gene encoding 14-3-3-like protein GF14-C isoform X2, translating into MLREENVYMAKLAEQAERYEEMVEYMEKVAKTVDVEELTVEERNLLSVAYKNVIGARRASWRIVSSIEQKEESRKNEEHVAQIKEYRGKIEAELSNICDGILKLLDSHLVPSSTAAESKVFYLKMKGDYHRYLAEFKTDAERKESAESTMVAYKAAQDMALAELAPTHPIRLGLALNFSVFYYEILNSPDKACNLAKQAFDEAISELDTLGEESYKDSTLIMQLLRDNLTLWTSDITEGIEEGKESSKGDAE; encoded by the exons ATGTTGCGGGAGGAGAATGTCTACATGGCCAAGCTGGCTGAGCAAGCAGAACGGTACGAGGAAATGGTTGAGTACATGGAGAAGGTGGCTAAGACCGTTGATGTGGAAGAGCTCACTGTTGAGGAGCGTAACCTCCTATCTGTTGCCTACAAGAATGTGATTGGGGCCCGCCGTGCCTCATGGCGCATTGTCTCCTCCATCGAGCAGAAGGAGGAGTCCCGCAAGAATGAGGAACATGTTGCTCAGATTAAGGAGTACCGTGGCAAGATTGAGGCTGAATTGAGCAACATTTGTGATGGTATCCTGAAGCTGCTTGACTCGCACCTTGTGCCTTCCTCCACTGCTGCAGAGTCCAAGGTGTTTTACCTCAAGATGAAGGGTGATTATCACAG GTACCTTGCTGAGTTTAAGACTGATGCTGAGAGGAAGGAATCTGCAGAGAGCACAATGGTAGCTTATAAGGCAGCCCAG GATATGGCATTGGCTGAACTGGCACCTACTCATCCCATAAGGCTTGGACTTGCACTTAACTTCTCAGTGTTCTATTATGAGATTCTGAACTCTCCGGACAAAGCTTGCAACCTTGCTAAGCAG GCATTTGATGAGGCTATTTCTGAGTTGGACACGCTTGGCGAGGAATCCTACAAAGATAGCACCTTGATTATGCAGCTCCTGAGGGACAACTTGACCCTCTGGACCTCTGACATCACG GAGGGCATTGAGGAGGGCAAAGAATCCTCGAAGGGTGATGCTGAGTAG
- the LOC136476970 gene encoding 14-3-3-like protein GF14-C isoform X1, which translates to MLREENVYMAKLAEQAERYEEMVEYMEKVAKTVDVEELTVEERNLLSVAYKNVIGARRASWRIVSSIEQKEESRKNEEHVAQIKEYRGKIEAELSNICDGILKLLDSHLVPSSTAAESKVFYLKMKGDYHRYLAEFKTDAERKESAESTMVAYKAAQDMALAELAPTHPIRLGLALNFSVFYYEILNSPDKACNLAKQAFDEAISELDTLGEESYKDSTLIMQLLRDNLTLWTSDITEEGIEEGKESSKGDAE; encoded by the exons ATGTTGCGGGAGGAGAATGTCTACATGGCCAAGCTGGCTGAGCAAGCAGAACGGTACGAGGAAATGGTTGAGTACATGGAGAAGGTGGCTAAGACCGTTGATGTGGAAGAGCTCACTGTTGAGGAGCGTAACCTCCTATCTGTTGCCTACAAGAATGTGATTGGGGCCCGCCGTGCCTCATGGCGCATTGTCTCCTCCATCGAGCAGAAGGAGGAGTCCCGCAAGAATGAGGAACATGTTGCTCAGATTAAGGAGTACCGTGGCAAGATTGAGGCTGAATTGAGCAACATTTGTGATGGTATCCTGAAGCTGCTTGACTCGCACCTTGTGCCTTCCTCCACTGCTGCAGAGTCCAAGGTGTTTTACCTCAAGATGAAGGGTGATTATCACAG GTACCTTGCTGAGTTTAAGACTGATGCTGAGAGGAAGGAATCTGCAGAGAGCACAATGGTAGCTTATAAGGCAGCCCAG GATATGGCATTGGCTGAACTGGCACCTACTCATCCCATAAGGCTTGGACTTGCACTTAACTTCTCAGTGTTCTATTATGAGATTCTGAACTCTCCGGACAAAGCTTGCAACCTTGCTAAGCAG GCATTTGATGAGGCTATTTCTGAGTTGGACACGCTTGGCGAGGAATCCTACAAAGATAGCACCTTGATTATGCAGCTCCTGAGGGACAACTTGACCCTCTGGACCTCTGACATCACG GAGGAGGGCATTGAGGAGGGCAAAGAATCCTCGAAGGGTGATGCTGAGTAG